In Bactrocera oleae isolate idBacOlea1 chromosome 3, idBacOlea1, whole genome shotgun sequence, a genomic segment contains:
- the LOC138856225 gene encoding insulin receptor substrate 1-like codes for MSDLMEIDFSKSSSHKKDGKAVPGSGNCSDVSLNEVKGYQTSKPVSELLQTFSSKKINHEESGYLEMKPLNQEICSMHKTSLSHSNESFSDTTKESDITSTSRIKRKEVQIYSHGNYLFEEKLTNSKQNQLCMPTNELDLVLHEENRNHHLEEVKLNSTSNSEEITYLSCIYSQLSVQPTSKPIKETETEKSISMVDTEKIIKTTKIIFHEEYSTKCSLLDNIHGKNYSSKEAESSSNRERKLPLAGINEKYSVSSNVPSLPLAPLTNANKLSSVARFKDSPTFLTIIDNRESDYGLPSCINENKTPHITTPTSSTACSSYELYYAKLDLPQCSTKDNAKFQKIENVASPTISAENDSYVKIDFDHSSDSSSSSKTLNY; via the coding sequence ATGAGTGATCTAATGGAAATTGATTTTTCGAAAAGTTCTAGCCATAAAAAAGATGGAAAAGCTGTACCTGGCAGTGGAAATTGTTCTGATGTATCGTTAAACGAAGTAAAGGGTTATCAGACATCAAAACCTGTTAGCGAGTTGTTACAAACATTTtcgtctaaaaaaataaatcatgaAGAAAGTGGATACTTGGAAATGAAGCCTTTGAATCAAGAAATATGTTCCATGCATAAGACTTCCCTGTCACATTCAAACGAAAGCTTTTCCGACACAACAAAAGAAAGTGACATTACATCTACATCACGCATAAAAAGAAAGGAAGTACAAATATATTCCCACGGAAATTATCTATTTGAGGAAAAACTCACAAACAGTAAACAAAATCAGTTGTGTATGCCTACTAATGAACTTGATTTGGTATTACATGAAGAAAATCGAAATCACCATTTGGAAGAAGTAAAACTTAATAGTACTTCGAACTCTGAGGAAATTACTTATCTTTCGTGCATATATTCCCAACTTTCAGTTCAACCAACTTCAAAACCAATTAAAGAAACTGAAACTGAAAAAAGTATTTCTATGGTTGATActgagaaaattattaaaactacaaaaatcaTATTCCATGAGGAATATAGTACGAAATGTTCTTTGCTAGACAACATACATGGTAAAAATTACAGCTCTAAAGAAGCAGAATCATCTTCTAACAGAGAGCGAAAATTGCCATTAGCAGGAATAAATGAGAAATATTCTGTTTCATCAAACGTGCCTTCCTTGCCATTAGCACCATTGACCAACGCCAACAAACTTTCATCAGTCGCTCGATTCAAAGATTCTCCCACATTTTTGACCATCATAGATAATAGAGAAAGCGATTATGGGCTTCCGAGCTgtataaacgaaaataaaacacCGCATATTACCACGCCTACATCTTCAACTGCTTGCTCCAGTTATGAATTATATTACGCAAAGCTAGATCTGCCGCAATGCAGTACCAAAGATAATgcgaaattccaaaaaattgaaaatgttgcttCTCCAACAATAAGTGCAGAAAATGATTCATATGTTAAAATAGATTTTGATCATTCTTCGGATTCATCATCTTCttctaaaactttaaattactga
- the LOC118680929 gene encoding insulin receptor substrate 1-like, translated as MSDLMEIDFSKSSSHKKDGKAVPGSGNCSDVSLNEVKGYQTSKPVSELLQTFSSKKINHEESGYLEMKPLNQEICSMHKTSLSHSNESFSDTTKESDITSTSRVKRKEVQIYSHGNYLFEEKLTNSKQNQLCMPTNELDLVLHEENRNHHLEEVKLNSTSNSEEITYLSCIYSQLSVQPTSKPIKETETEKSISMVDTEKIIKTTKIIFHEEYSTKCSLLDNIHGKNYSSKEAESSSNRERKLPLAGINEKYSVSSNVPSLPLAPLTNANKLSSVARFKDSPTFLTIIDNRESDYGLPSCINENKTPHITTPTSSTACSSYELYYAKLDLPQCSTKDNAKFQKIENVASPTISAENDSYVKIDFDHSSDSSSSSKTLNY; from the coding sequence ATGAGTGATCTAATGGAAATTGATTTTTCGAAAAGTTCTAGCCATAAAAAAGATGGAAAAGCTGTACCTGGCAGTGGAAATTGTTCTGATGTATCGTTAAACGAAGTAAAGGGTTATCAGACATCAAAACCTGTTAGCGAGTTGTTACAAACATTTtcgtctaaaaaaataaatcatgaAGAAAGTGGATACTTGGAAATGAAGCCTTTGAATCAAGAAATATGTTCCATGCATAAGACTTCCCTGTCACATTCAAACGAAAGCTTTTCCGACACAACAAAAGAAAGTGACATTACATCTACATCACGCGTAAAAAGAAAGGAAGTACAAATATATTCCCACGGAAATTATCTATTTGAGGAAAAACTCACAAACAGTAAACAAAATCAGTTGTGTATGCCTACTAATGAACTTGATTTGGTATTACATGAAGAAAATCGAAATCACCATTTGGAAGAAGTAAAACTTAATAGTACTTCGAACTCTGAGGAAATTACTTATCTTTCGTGCATATATTCCCAACTTTCAGTTCAACCAACTTCAAAACCAATTAAAGAAACTGAAACTGAAAAAAGTATTTCTATGGTTGATActgagaaaattattaaaactacaaaaatcaTATTCCATGAGGAATATAGTACGAAATGTTCTTTGCTAGACAACATACATGGTAAAAATTACAGCTCTAAAGAAGCAGAATCATCTTCTAACAGAGAGCGAAAATTGCCATTAGCAGGAATAAATGAGAAATATTCTGTTTCATCAAACGTGCCTTCCTTGCCATTAGCACCATTGACCAACGCCAACAAACTTTCATCAGTCGCTCGATTCAAAGATTCTCCCACATTTTTGACCATCATAGATAATAGAGAAAGCGATTATGGGCTTCCGAGCTgtataaacgaaaataaaacacCGCATATTACCACGCCTACATCTTCAACTGCTTGCTCCAGTTATGAATTATATTACGCAAAGCTAGATCTGCCGCAATGCAGTACCAAAGATAATgcgaaattccaaaaaattgaaaatgttgcttCTCCAACAATAAGTGCAGAAAATGATTCATATGTTAAAATAGATTTTGATCATTCTTCGGATTCATCATCTTCttctaaaactttaaattactga
- the LOC138856089 gene encoding insulin receptor substrate 1-like, which translates to MLVLISLEESIGDLAEYREERPKRSYSIGSKIDRNKIKRSGNSNEILHDKNAIRVRAFSVGSRAKIPKCDLQRAVLFPRSRFNQSCISNNSLNFGADDTGYKLGLNTNCDKKSTSAPILVQNSQVSVDCMSDLMEIDFSKSSSHKKDGKAVPGSGNCSDVSLNEVKGYQTSKPVSELLQTFSSKKINHEESGYLEMKPLNQEICSMHKTSLSHSNESFSDTTKESDITSTSRVKRKEVQIYSHGNYLFEEKLTNSKQNQLCMPTNELDFVLHEENRNHHLEEVKLDSTSNSEEITYLSCIYCKLSVQPTSKTINETVTKRSIAMVDTEKIIKTTKNIFHEEYSTKCSLLDNIHGKNYSSKEAESSSNRERKLPLAGINDKYSVSSNVPSLPLAPLTNANKLSSVARFNDSPTFLTIIDNRESDHGLPNCINENKTPHITTPTSSTACSSYELYYAKLDLPQCSTKDNAKFQKIENVASPTISAENDSYAKIDFDHSSDSSSSSKTLNY; encoded by the exons ATGCTTGTGTTAATATCTT TAGAGGAATCAATTGGTGATCTAGCGGAATATCG TGAGGAACGTCCTAAACGATCGTATTCAATTGGAAGTAAGATAGACAGAAACAAAATCAAACGATCGGGAAATTCGAACGAGATTTTACATGACAAAAACGCTATCCGAGTCCGAGCGTTTTCAGTTGGATCTCGGGCGAAAATTCCTAAATGTGACTTGCAGCGTGCTGTTTTATTTCCCAGATCCCGCTTTAATCAGAGTTGTATTAGtaacaatagtttaaattttGGGGCTGACGATACTGGTTATAAATTGGGATTAAATACGAATTGTGATAAAAAGTCAACGAGTGCTCCTATATTGGTCCAAAATAGTCAAGTATCTGTGGATTGTATGAGTGATCTAATGGAAATTGATTTTTCGAAAAGTTCTAGCCATAAAAAAGATGGAAAAGCTGTACCTGGCAGTGGAAATTGTTCTGATGTATCGTTAAACGAAGTAAAGGGTTATCAGACATCAAAACCTGTTAGCGAGTTGTTACAAACATTTtcgtctaaaaaaataaatcatgaAGAAAGCGGATACTTGGAAATGAAGCCTTTGAATCAAGAAATATGTTCCATGCATAAGACTTCCCTGTCACATTCAAACGAAAGCTTTTCCGACACAACAAAAGAAAGTGACATTACATCTACATCACGCGTAAAAAGAAAGGAAGTACAAATATATTCCCACGGAAACTATCTATTTGAGGAAAAACTCACAAACAGTAAACAAAATCAGTTGTGTATGCCTACtaatgaacttgattttgtatTACATGAAGAAAATCGAAATCACCATTTGGAGGAAGTAAAACTTGATAGTACTTCGAACTCTGAGGAAATTACTTATCTTTCGTGCATATATTGCAAACTTTCAGTTCAACCAActtcaaaaacaattaatgaaaCTGTAACTAAAAGAAGTATTGCTATGGTTGATActgagaaaattattaaaactacaaaaaacatatttcatgAGGAATATAGTACGAAATGTTCTTTGCTAGACAACATACATGGTAAAAATTACAGCTCTAAAGAAGCAGAATCCTCTTCTAACAGAGAGCGAAAATTGCCATTAGCAGGAATAAATGATAAATATTCTGTTTCATCAAACGTGCCTTCCTTGCCATTAGCACCATTGACCAACGCCAACAAACTTTCATCAGTCGCTCGATTCAACGATTCTCCTACATTTTTGACCATCATAGATAATAGAGAAAGCGATCATGGGCTTCCGAACTgtataaacgaaaataaaacacCACATATTACCACGCCTACATCTTCTACTGCTTGCTCCAGTTATGAATTATATTACGCAAAGCTAGATCTGCCGCAATGCAGTACCAAAGATAATgcgaaattccaaaaaattgaaaatgttgcttCTCCAACAATAAGTGCAGAAAATGATTCATATGCTAAAATAGATTTTGATCATTCTTCGGATTCATCATCTTCttctaaaactttaaattactga
- the LOC138856429 gene encoding insulin receptor substrate 1-like, whose product LPKGEQSYIPKIFFVEAVLFSPVTGRDTYEERPKRSYSIESKIDRNKIKRSGNSNEILHDKNAIRVRAFSVGSRAKIPKCDLQRAVLFPRSRFNQSCISNNSLNFGADDTGYKLGLNTNCDKKSTSAPILVQNSQVSVDCMSDLMEIDFSKSSSHKKDGKAVPGSGNCSDVSLNEVKGYQTSKPVSELLQTFSSKKINHEESGYLEMKPLNQEICSMHKTSLSHSNESFSDTTKESDITSTSRVKRKEVQIYSHGNYLFEEKLTNSKQNQLCMPTNELDFVLHEENRNHHLEEVKLDSTSNSEEITYLSCIYSQLSVQPTSKTINETVTKRSIAMVDTEKIIKTTKNIFHEEYSTKCSLLDNIYGKNYSSKEAESSYNRERKLPLAGINDKYSVSSNVPSLPLAPLTNANKLSSVARFNDSPTFLTIIDNRESDHGLPNCINENKTPHITTPTSSTACSSYELYYAKLDLPQCSTKDNAKFQKIENVASPTISAENDSYAKIDFDHSSDSSSSSKTLNY is encoded by the exons CTTCCGAagggtgaacaaagctatattccaaaaatattctTCGTTGAAGCCGTGTTGTTTAGTCCAGTTACTGGGAGAGATACATA TGAGGAACGTCCTAAACGATCGTATTCAATTGAAAGTAAGATAGACAGAAACAAAATCAAACGATCGGGAAATTCGAACGAGATTTTACATGACAAAAACGCTATCCGAGTCCGAGCGTTTTCAGTTGGATCTCGGGCGAAAATTCCTAAATGTGACTTGCAGCGTGCTGTTTTATTTCCCAGATCCCGCTTTAATCAGAGTTGTATTAGCaacaatagtttaaattttGGGGCTGACGATACTGGTTATAAATTGGGATTAAATACGAATTGTGATAAAAAGTCAACGAGTGCTCCTATATTGGTCCAAAATAGTCAAGTATCTGTGGATTGTATGAGTGATCTAATGGAAATTGATTTTTCGAAAAGTTCTAGCCATAAAAAAGATGGAAAAGCTGTACCTGGCAGTGGAAATTGTTCTGATGTATCGTTAAACGAAGTAAAGGGTTATCAGACATCAAAACCTGTTAGCGAGTTGTTACAAACATTTtcgtctaaaaaaataaatcatgaAGAAAGCGGATACCTGGAAATGAAGCCTTTGAATCAAGAAATATGTTCCATGCATAAGACTTCCCTGTCACATTCAAACGAAAGCTTTTCCGACACAACAAAAGAAAGTGACATTACATCTACATCACGCGTAAAAAGAAAGGAAGTACAAATATATTCCCACGGAAACTATCTATTTGAGGAAAAACTCACAAACAGTAAACAAAATCAGTTGTGTATGCCTACtaatgaacttgattttgtatTACATGAAGAAAATCGAAATCACCATTTGGAGGAAGTAAAACTTGATAGTACTTCGAACTCTGAGGAAATTACTTATCTTTCGTGCATATATTCCCAACTTTCAGTTCAACCAActtcaaaaacaattaatgaaaCTGTAACTAAAAGAAGTATTGCTATGGTTGATActgagaaaattattaaaactacaaaaaacatatttcatgAGGAATATAGTACGAAATGTTCTTTGCTAGACAACATATATGGTAAAAATTACAGCTCTAAAGAAGCAGAATCCTCTTATAACAGAGAGCGAAAATTGCCATTAGCAGGAATAAATGATAAATATTCTGTTTCATCAAACGTGCCTTCCTTGCCATTAGCACCATTGACCAACGCCAACAAACTTTCATCAGTCGCTCGATTCAACGATTCTCCTACATTTTTGACCATCATAGATAATAGAGAAAGCGATCATGGGCTTCCGAACTgtataaacgaaaataaaacacCGCATATTACCACGCCTACATCTTCTACTGCTTGCTCCAGTTATGAATTATATTACGCAAAGCTAGATCTGCCGCAATGCAGTACCAAAGATAATgcgaaattccaaaaaattgaaaatgttgcttCTCCAACAATAAGTGCAGAAAATGATTCATATGCTAAAATAGATTTTGATCATTCTTCGGATTCATCATCTTCttctaaaactttaaattactga